A genomic stretch from Chloroflexota bacterium includes:
- a CDS encoding helix-turn-helix domain-containing protein, whose translation MSTDGMPVLAASPEDGPWIGMRRACEILGVNQSTLRAWTDSGRVPVFLTPGGHRRYREADLRALVESSGGQHTEPLATALLASHERYEQVARTALSSPWFQRFDAPARRQFRLLGVSMLNLLTTHLVATTSPERDDALVRGRELAAEYGEMANRLGLTLAEATEAFLLFRNPVLETVHQWLGAQTNPTRHASDMLSRVNHFMDQVLVVMTAAHERGAQPGANAAR comes from the coding sequence CGCCTCGCCAGAGGACGGACCGTGGATCGGCATGCGCCGAGCATGCGAAATACTCGGAGTCAACCAGTCGACGCTGCGCGCCTGGACTGACAGCGGACGCGTGCCTGTCTTCCTGACGCCCGGCGGGCACCGCCGCTATCGCGAGGCCGACTTGCGCGCCCTGGTTGAATCGAGCGGCGGCCAGCACACCGAGCCGCTCGCGACGGCGCTGCTCGCCAGCCACGAACGCTACGAGCAGGTCGCGCGGACCGCCCTGTCCAGCCCGTGGTTTCAGCGCTTCGATGCGCCAGCACGCCGCCAGTTCCGGCTGCTGGGCGTCTCGATGCTCAATCTGCTGACGACCCACCTCGTTGCCACGACCTCGCCCGAGCGCGACGACGCCCTGGTGCGAGGCCGCGAGCTGGCAGCCGAGTACGGTGAGATGGCCAATCGGCTCGGGCTGACGCTGGCCGAGGCGACCGAGGCGTTCCTGCTGTTCAGGAACCCGGTCCTGGAGACGGTCCACCAGTGGCTCGGGGCGCAGACGAACCCGACGCGGCACGCCAGTGATATGCTCTCACGGGTCAACCATTTCATGGATCAGGTGCTGGTGGTGATGACCGCCGCCCACGAACGTGGCGCGCAGCCCGGAGCGAACGCCGCCCGATGA
- a CDS encoding bifunctional precorrin-2 dehydrogenase/sirohydrochlorin ferrochelatase: protein MTAAGYPVVLRIFGKRCVVVGGGQVATRKVGALARDGADLLVVAPEVSEEIAAQEAAGSLIVERRPFEPSDLDGALLAIAATDSQAVNQQVTEAARARGVLVNVADDPGACDFTLPALVRRKDITLAISTGGRSPAFARYLREQLSDWLVDSRLLLLEIMAELRRDLRAAGKSVGSDGWRRAVADPLVAAAVARGDREAARRRLFETLMAG from the coding sequence ATGACCGCTGCAGGCTATCCCGTCGTCCTGCGGATCTTCGGGAAACGGTGCGTGGTGGTCGGCGGCGGGCAGGTGGCCACGCGCAAGGTCGGGGCGCTCGCGCGGGATGGGGCCGATCTGCTGGTCGTCGCGCCAGAGGTCTCCGAGGAGATCGCGGCCCAGGAGGCGGCCGGCAGCCTGATTGTCGAGCGGCGCCCGTTCGAGCCGTCTGACCTGGACGGCGCGCTGCTGGCCATCGCTGCGACCGACAGCCAGGCTGTCAATCAGCAGGTGACCGAGGCCGCCCGGGCGCGCGGCGTGCTGGTCAACGTGGCCGACGACCCTGGCGCATGCGATTTCACGCTGCCGGCCCTTGTGCGGCGCAAGGACATCACGCTGGCGATCTCCACGGGCGGCCGCAGCCCGGCCTTCGCACGCTACCTCCGCGAGCAGCTCTCCGACTGGCTCGTGGACTCGCGCCTGCTGCTGCTGGAGATCATGGCCGAGTTGCGGCGCGACCTGCGAGCGGCGGGGAAGTCAGTCGGGTCTGACGGGTGGCGTCGAGCGGTCGCCGATCCGCTGGTCGCGGCTGCTGTCGCCCGGGGAGATCGCGAGGCGGCGCGCCGTCGTCTGTTCGAGACCCTGATGGCCGGCTAG
- the hemC gene encoding hydroxymethylbilane synthase has translation MSTPSAAPKTLRVVTRGSQLALIQTRQVVDLLAQRWPGLQFEIVTASTPGDRDKHTPLTTLGQGVFVKGVEEQLLHGRVDLAVHSLKDVPTDETPGLRLGAFPLRADARDGLVCRVGRNLASLPSGARVGTGSPRRAAQLLALRGDLQITPIRGNLDTRLRKLREGEIDALTVAVAGLERLGRLPELDQALEVDECTPAAGQGTLVVQCRADDEQALAVLAAIDRPTIRAEALAERAFLARLGGGCELPAGAVARVFDGGSIELVGVVASQDGKRLAREHSSGPADDPVVAGVALAEALLPLAKQLIPDVPDA, from the coding sequence GTGTCAACTCCTTCAGCGGCTCCGAAGACGCTCCGCGTCGTGACGCGAGGCAGTCAGCTCGCGTTGATCCAGACCCGTCAGGTCGTCGATCTCCTGGCGCAGCGCTGGCCCGGCTTGCAGTTCGAGATCGTCACGGCCAGCACGCCCGGCGACCGAGACAAGCACACGCCGCTGACGACGCTGGGACAGGGCGTCTTCGTCAAGGGCGTCGAGGAGCAACTGCTTCACGGACGCGTGGACCTCGCCGTGCACAGCCTCAAGGACGTGCCGACCGACGAGACGCCTGGGTTGCGGCTGGGGGCGTTCCCGCTGCGGGCCGATGCTCGCGATGGTCTGGTCTGCCGGGTCGGGCGAAACCTCGCCAGCCTCCCGTCTGGCGCTCGCGTCGGCACCGGCAGTCCGCGCCGGGCGGCCCAGCTGCTGGCCCTGCGCGGCGATCTCCAGATCACGCCGATTCGCGGCAACCTCGACACCCGCCTGAGAAAGCTGCGCGAGGGCGAGATCGACGCGCTGACGGTCGCCGTGGCCGGCCTGGAGCGGCTGGGACGGCTCCCGGAGCTGGATCAGGCGCTCGAAGTCGATGAATGTACGCCGGCGGCCGGTCAGGGGACGCTCGTCGTGCAGTGCCGCGCCGACGACGAGCAGGCCCTCGCCGTGCTGGCTGCCATTGACCGGCCGACCATCCGTGCCGAGGCGCTGGCCGAGCGGGCGTTCCTGGCCCGCCTGGGTGGCGGCTGCGAGCTGCCGGCCGGGGCCGTGGCCCGCGTCTTCGACGGTGGGTCCATCGAGCTGGTTGGCGTCGTCGCATCCCAGGATGGGAAGCGACTGGCCCGCGAGCACAGCTCCGGGCCGGCCGATGATCCCGTCGTGGCCGGCGTTGCGCTGGCCGAGGCGCTGCTGCCGCTCGCCAAACAGCTCATTCCGGACGTGCCCGATGCCTGA